A stretch of DNA from Cupriavidus taiwanensis:
GCTGCTGCACGAAGGTTTGAGCGAGTGTGAGACCCAGTCCGCTGCCGCCATCCCTGCCCGATACCAGCGGATAGAAGATGCGTTCGCGGATGTCTTCGGGGATTCCCGGGCCGTTGTCGATCACATGCAAGTCCAATGCCAGCTTGAACAGGCGCTTGGCGATGGTGACCTGGCGCGCGATGCGCGTGCGCAGCACGATCTGCGCGTCGCCGCGCGCGATGCGATCGGCCAGCGCCTGGGCAGCGTTGTGGACGATGTTGAGCACGGCCTGGATCAATTGCTCCATGTCGCCCTGCAGTTCGGGCAGGCTGGCGTCATAGTCGCGCACGATCTCGAGCCCGTTGGGAAACTCGGCCAGCACCACCGAGCGCACGCGCTCGAGCACCTCGTGGATGTTCAGGCTCGATACGATATGCGGATGCCGGTGCGGCTCCAGCAGCCGGTCGACCAGCGTCTGCAGCCGGTCGGACTCCTTGATGATGACCTGGGTGTATTCGCGCAGCGAGCGCTCGGGCAGCTCGAACTCCAGCAGCTGCGCCGCGCCACGGATGCCGCCCAGCGGGTTCTTGATCTCGTGGGCGAGGTTGCGGATCAGCTCCTTGTTGGCCGAGGTCAGGTCCAGGATGCGCTCTTCGCGGTCGCTGCGCACCTTCTGCTCGTTGGGCAGGATCTCGACCACCACGGTGTCGCCGACCGCCTCGAGCGCGGCGATCACCACGTGCACGTGGATCGGGTCCTGCAGCGGCGGATGCAGGATCAGGTCCTGACGGCGCACGTCGAACTGCCGCGTCACCACCGTGTCGAGCATGTTGTGCAGCTCATCCGATTTGCCGAACAGGTCCGGCAGCGTCAGCTCGACCATGCCCTTGCGCGACACGCCGAAGGTGGCCTCGGCGGCCGGATTGGCGTAGACCACGCGCAGCCCCGGCTGGCGCACCAGCAGCACCGGGTTGGCGACCACGTCGAGGCCGGCATGGAACGCCGCCGCGCCGATGCCGAGCACGCGCGCGCCAGCTTCGGACGGTGCCGGGTCCGCCGCGGGCAGCTCGGCCCGCGCGCCATCGGCACTGCCGGCCTTGCGTGACACTCCGCGAATCAGGCGACGCATAAGACTAGTCCTTCAGGTTGCCGAGCTCGCGCCGCAGCGACGCCGCGTTGGCCTCGCTGCGGGCGATGTCGTCGCGCAGCGCCGCGGTGCGGTCGAGATATTTCTGGTAGTTGCGCTCATTGCCCTGGCGCTCCGGCTGGCCATTGTTGTACTCGGCGCGCAGCGCCTGCAGCTTGGCTTCCTCGGCCTGCAGTTCCTGCGTCAGCACGGTTCGGCGCTCGCTGTCGCGGCTGCGCTGGGTGGCATTGTCCACGCGCGGGAAACCGGTGCCGCCGCCGGTGGCGGCGCTGCTGCCGGCACTCTTGGCCGGTGCGGCAATGCGCCCGCCCGGCACGGTCACGACCTCGGGCAGGTTCAGCTTCTTGCAGCCCTTGCCGGCATTGCCGTTGCGGTACTCCGGCACGCCGTTGGGACCGGTGCAGACATAGACATCCGAGGACTGCGCCAGCGACGGCCCGGCCCATGCGCCCAGCGCCAGCGCCGCGGCGCTCACCAGAACGGGGAATCGGCGTCGGCTTTGGTGCACGGAACGGGGCATGGCATGAGTCCGGTGGGCCGTGCGGGGAAAGGCTTCCATGGGCATGGCGTCAGTTAGAACGGGGATGGATCGGGACAGAATCGAATTCCCCATTCTAGCGAGCAAAGCAAAAAGGGACAGCCGAAGCCGCCCCCTTGTGGTGCAACTGTTGCCCGGTCACAACCTGCGTCATGGCCGGGCCAGGGCTGCTTACAGCGAGTAGTACATCTCGAACTCGACCGGGTGGGTGGTCATGCGGAAACGCGTGACTTCTTCCATCTTCAGTTCGATGTACGCATCGATCATCGAGTTGGAGAACACGCCGCCGCGGGTCAGGAACTCGCGGTCGTTGTCCAGGTACTCCAGCGACTGATCCAGGCTCGAGCAGACGGTCGGGATCTTTGCATCCTCTTCCGGCGGCAGGTCATACAGGTTCTTGTCGGCAGCCTCGCCCGGGTGGATCTTGTTCATGACGCCGTCCAGGCCGGCCATCAGCAGCGCCGAGAAGCCCAGGTACGGGTTCATCAGCGGATCCGGGAAGCGGGTCTCGATGCGGCGGCCCTTGGGGTTGGCCACATACGGGATACGGATCGAAGCCGAACGGTTGCGGGCCGAGTAGGCCAGCTTGACCGGAGCCTCGAAGCCCGGCACCAGGCGCTTGTACGAGTTCGTGCCCGGGTTGGTGATGGCGTTCAGGGCACGGGCGTGCTTGATGATGCCGCCGATGTAGTACAGCGCGAATTCCGACAGGCCGGCGTAGCCGTTGCCCGCGAACAGGTTCTGGCCATCCTTCCACACGGACTGGTGCACGTGCATGCCCGAGCCGTTGTCGCCAACGATCGGCTTCGGCATGAAGGTGGCAGTCTTGCCGTAGGTGTGGGCGACGTTCTGGATCACGTACTTCTGCAGCTGGGTCCAGTCGGCGCGCTGCACCAGCGTGCTGAAACGGGTGCCGATTTCGTTCTGGCCCTGGCCAGCCACTTCATGGTGGTGGACTTCAACGGGGATGCCCAGCGATTCCAGGATCAGGCACATTTCCGAACGCATATCCTGGAAGGTGTCGATCGGGGCGACCGGGAAGTAGCCGCCCTTCTTGCCCGGACGGTGGCCGGTGTTGCCGTGCTCGAA
This window harbors:
- a CDS encoding 3-hydroxylaminophenol mutase, with translation MAHSVADVMKLVKENDVKFVDFRFTDTKGKEQHVSVPVSHFDEDKFESGHAFDGSSIAGWKGIEASDMLLMPDSNTAHIDPFYEEPTLVLSCDVIEPSDGKGYDRDPRSIAKRAEAYLKSTGLGDTAFFGPEPEFFIFDGVTWNVDMQGCFVKIHSEEAPWSSAKEFEHGNTGHRPGKKGGYFPVAPIDTFQDMRSEMCLILESLGIPVEVHHHEVAGQGQNEIGTRFSTLVQRADWTQLQKYVIQNVAHTYGKTATFMPKPIVGDNGSGMHVHQSVWKDGQNLFAGNGYAGLSEFALYYIGGIIKHARALNAITNPGTNSYKRLVPGFEAPVKLAYSARNRSASIRIPYVANPKGRRIETRFPDPLMNPYLGFSALLMAGLDGVMNKIHPGEAADKNLYDLPPEEDAKIPTVCSSLDQSLEYLDNDREFLTRGGVFSNSMIDAYIELKMEEVTRFRMTTHPVEFEMYYSL
- a CDS encoding DUF4124 domain-containing protein; translation: MPRSVHQSRRRFPVLVSAAALALGAWAGPSLAQSSDVYVCTGPNGVPEYRNGNAGKGCKKLNLPEVVTVPGGRIAAPAKSAGSSAATGGGTGFPRVDNATQRSRDSERRTVLTQELQAEEAKLQALRAEYNNGQPERQGNERNYQKYLDRTAALRDDIARSEANAASLRRELGNLKD
- the glnL gene encoding nitrogen regulation protein NR(II) — translated: MRRLIRGVSRKAGSADGARAELPAADPAPSEAGARVLGIGAAAFHAGLDVVANPVLLVRQPGLRVVYANPAAEATFGVSRKGMVELTLPDLFGKSDELHNMLDTVVTRQFDVRRQDLILHPPLQDPIHVHVVIAALEAVGDTVVVEILPNEQKVRSDREERILDLTSANKELIRNLAHEIKNPLGGIRGAAQLLEFELPERSLREYTQVIIKESDRLQTLVDRLLEPHRHPHIVSSLNIHEVLERVRSVVLAEFPNGLEIVRDYDASLPELQGDMEQLIQAVLNIVHNAAQALADRIARGDAQIVLRTRIARQVTIAKRLFKLALDLHVIDNGPGIPEDIRERIFYPLVSGRDGGSGLGLTLAQTFVQQHEGLIECESRPGCTDFRILLPLH